One part of the Bacteroidia bacterium genome encodes these proteins:
- a CDS encoding MMPL family transporter yields MKYLLAYRKVILFLMVLASALLAPGLAELRISHNMDDYFSASGDELSIYLKYREIFGHDDQFLLVSFRSDSSIYDKNFLDKLKEVKEGLRMLEEVEEVFWIDDWTPAGLRVRKRFVEKIEGRNLFVSEDHRLASFLILHKEFIEKEAMDDFLGEIKEQLKSFPPEQIRLAGKVYLTRSLEEFMKENSGFLFLLCFLLILLILYAILGSIRILLLSLSVPFFSILFTMGLMGRLGFHINLFTTLIPTLILIISVSDIIHIVKGAGPWDSLGRVKYHFPALLLTSITTAIGFGSLITTEISSIMEFGGFVAVGVMYTFCFSLLLFSGISPEKYKSRKAVDRLLEKMHSWIQENYQNKWILWGIISCFILITISGISKLRKNSYMIQGVSIDSSIRQEALHFDQNFAGIRPLSILIENTGSEELPAPMVLQKLDSLIKSYMGTRFLVGPKRGEDAYLKLMSEDGKYFRFYGLMRDIGSKEAVERYDKLKQILSSNPLFDKLHIRQTGQARMMDKNTDDITRSIALGLCTALSITFILLAIYFKALPEAAISILVNTIPLLILASVYGLMGIELRAGTSIVFTIAFGIAIDDTMHILASYQKHKSSSSSFDPVIRDAAKPILMTSLVFGLSFSVLIFSGLEAVSVLGLSMVIGCFFAFLSDIFILPALLAMIRKKSLNLHEKES; encoded by the coding sequence ATGAAGTACCTTCTTGCATATAGAAAAGTGATCCTGTTTTTGATGGTTCTGGCGAGTGCACTACTAGCTCCCGGATTGGCAGAGCTTCGCATTTCCCACAATATGGATGATTACTTTTCAGCAAGTGGAGATGAGCTAAGCATTTATCTGAAGTATCGGGAAATCTTTGGCCATGATGATCAATTTCTTCTCGTTTCCTTTCGATCAGATTCCAGCATTTATGACAAGAACTTTCTTGACAAATTGAAAGAAGTCAAAGAGGGACTACGTATGCTGGAGGAAGTAGAAGAAGTATTTTGGATTGATGACTGGACTCCGGCAGGTCTTCGCGTCAGGAAGAGATTTGTCGAAAAGATAGAAGGCCGTAACCTATTTGTAAGTGAAGACCATCGATTGGCTTCTTTCCTTATTCTGCATAAGGAGTTTATCGAGAAAGAAGCGATGGATGACTTTTTAGGGGAAATCAAGGAGCAATTGAAGTCCTTTCCACCAGAACAGATTCGTCTGGCAGGTAAGGTTTATTTGACCCGTTCCCTGGAAGAATTTATGAAGGAGAATTCTGGTTTCCTTTTTCTCCTATGCTTTCTCCTCATTCTTCTCATCTTGTATGCGATCCTGGGTTCGATAAGAATTCTGTTACTCAGTTTGTCCGTTCCCTTTTTTTCCATCCTGTTTACAATGGGATTGATGGGAAGATTAGGCTTTCATATAAACCTGTTCACCACCCTGATTCCAACCCTAATTCTGATTATATCGGTTTCGGATATCATTCATATTGTGAAAGGAGCCGGACCCTGGGATAGTCTGGGAAGGGTGAAATACCATTTTCCTGCCTTGTTACTAACAAGTATTACCACAGCGATTGGTTTTGGAAGTTTGATTACTACGGAGATTTCCTCCATTATGGAATTTGGAGGATTTGTGGCAGTGGGAGTCATGTACACCTTTTGCTTTAGCCTACTTTTATTTTCCGGCATTTCCCCTGAGAAGTATAAAAGCAGGAAGGCTGTTGATAGACTTCTGGAGAAGATGCATAGCTGGATTCAAGAGAATTACCAAAACAAGTGGATACTTTGGGGCATAATTTCCTGCTTTATTCTGATTACGATAAGCGGAATAAGCAAGCTGAGGAAGAATTCCTATATGATACAGGGGGTTTCTATAGACTCCTCAATCCGCCAGGAAGCTTTACACTTTGACCAGAATTTTGCAGGTATACGCCCTCTCTCTATTCTGATTGAGAACACAGGCTCAGAAGAATTGCCCGCTCCGATGGTATTGCAAAAGCTCGATAGCCTTATCAAAAGTTATATGGGCACAAGATTTTTGGTAGGTCCTAAAAGGGGGGAAGATGCTTACCTTAAACTCATGTCTGAAGATGGAAAATATTTTCGCTTTTATGGCCTGATGAGGGATATAGGGAGTAAAGAAGCGGTAGAACGCTATGATAAATTGAAGCAGATACTTAGTAGCAATCCTTTGTTTGATAAACTTCATATCCGACAAACGGGCCAGGCTCGAATGATGGATAAAAACACCGATGATATCACCCGATCGATTGCCCTGGGGTTGTGCACGGCTTTATCCATAACCTTCATTTTACTGGCGATATATTTTAAAGCTCTGCCTGAAGCTGCTATCTCTATTCTGGTGAATACCATCCCGCTATTGATCCTTGCTTCGGTTTATGGATTAATGGGAATTGAGTTGAGGGCCGGAACCAGTATCGTATTTACCATTGCCTTTGGGATAGCTATCGATGATACTATGCATATCCTCGCTAGCTATCAGAAACATAAATCTTCGTCTTCTTCTTTTGATCCTGTTATCAGAGATGCGGCAAAACCGATTCTGATGACTAGCCTGGTCTTTGGCTTGAGTTTCTCTGTGCTCATTTTCTCCGGTTTGGAAGCGGTGAGTGTATTGGGCCTCTCTATGGTGATCGGCTGTTTTTTTGCCTTCCTTTCTGACATATTCATCCTTCCGGCCTTGTTAGCTATGATCCGGAAAAAGTCTTTGAATTTACATGAAAAAGAATCCTAA